One window from the genome of Perca flavescens isolate YP-PL-M2 chromosome 17, PFLA_1.0, whole genome shotgun sequence encodes:
- the yipf3 gene encoding protein YIPF3: MSAGSGNRNTNTEPWGSFDENLIQPGPGGAAVIDMENMDDTSGSSFEDVGELHQRMEDEDEGAAEEDQQDHEDFLGMKGLKGQLGRQVADEVWQAGKRQASRAFNLYANIDILRPYFDVEPVQVRSSVCVCVCVQREGTLMGTAIGTCFGYWLGVSSFIYFLAYLVNAQITMLQTLSLLGYGLFGHCVVLLITYNIHFHFLFYVLWLLCGGLSTLRMVGALLSRTVGQTPRLLLCGTLSVLHMLFLFYLHFAYHKILEGLLDSLDGPNMAPIQRVARDVPELTLNTTMKNLEILMKTH; encoded by the exons ATGTCTGCGGGGTCCGGGAACAGAAACACGAACACGGAACCGTGGGGAAGCTTCGATGAAAACCTCATCCAG cctggTCCTGGTGGGGCTGCTGTCATCGACATGGAGAACATGGACGATACGTCCGGCTCGAGCTTCGAGGACGTGGGCGAGCTGCACCAGAGGATGGAGGACGAGGACGAGGGCGCCGCCGAGGAAGACCAGCAAGACCACGAGGACTTCCTCGGGATGAAGGGCCTCAAGGGCCAGCTGGGCAGACAGGTCGCTGACGAG GTGTGGCAGGCGGGGAAGCGCCAGGCGTCCCGAGCGTTCAACCTGTACGCCAACATCGACATCCTGAGGCCCTACTTCGACGTGGAGCCCGTGCAGGTCCGCAGCAG tgtgtgtgtgtgtgtgtgtgttcagagggaGGGGACCCTGATGGGAACAGCCATAGGAACATGTTTTGGTTACTGGCTCGGTGTTTCCTCCTTCATCTACTTCCTGGCGTACCTGGTCAACGCTCAGATCACCATGCTGCAGACTCTCTCActgctg GGTTACGGTCTGTTTGGGCACTGCGTGGTCCTCCTCATCACCTACAACATCCACTTCCACTTCCTGTTCTACGTGCTGTGGCTACTGTGTGGAGGACTGTCCACTCTGCGCATG gtgGGGGCCCTGCTGTCCCGTACGGTTGGTCAGACCCCCCGGCTGCTGCTGTGCGGGACTCTCTCCGTCCTCCACATGCTGTTCCTCTTCTACCTGCACTTCGCCTACCACAAGATCCTGGAAG GGCTGCTGGACTCTCTGGATGGACCCAACATGGCGCCCATCCAGCGGGTGGCGAGAGACGTTCCTGAACTGACCCTGAACACGACGATGAAGAACCTGGAGATCCTGATGAAGAcccactga